In Clostridium sporogenes, one genomic interval encodes:
- a CDS encoding SagB/ThcOx family dehydrogenase yields the protein MLLKNLKKQKVKKQKNTDVENRMLIHFNTQYSSISPYADSTVVKTPDTVIKGSLYSKHNRFVSEEYLLNYRSNNNNLGFRTGVASFFQRDAALTSVNLNMEEDREGTIELPSSKNIRVGLSTAIKSRRSIRRYSNKYMSLNDVANILYYTQGICDEIEPYNLESNEKKIKLRANPSAGGLYPIQLYVYMKNIKDLEDGIYTYYPYSHSLKLIKVNKEGLKIDKFAEFGILNAENVNIIVFYVYNFLKNSRKYGDGGFAYALIETGEMAQNLQLVSTALGYGACDIGGYEKQYIEELLNIDGVLKHVVHMTVVGSEQED from the coding sequence ATGTTATTAAAAAACTTGAAGAAACAAAAAGTAAAAAAGCAAAAAAATACTGATGTAGAGAATAGAATGCTTATTCATTTTAATACTCAGTATTCTAGTATATCACCCTATGCTGATAGTACTGTGGTTAAAACCCCAGATACAGTAATAAAGGGTAGCTTATATTCTAAACATAACAGATTCGTAAGTGAAGAATATCTTTTAAATTATAGATCTAACAATAATAATTTAGGATTTAGAACAGGAGTAGCAAGTTTTTTCCAAAGGGATGCTGCTTTAACTTCTGTGAATTTAAATATGGAAGAGGACAGGGAAGGTACTATAGAACTTCCATCTTCTAAAAATATAAGAGTGGGTTTGAGTACAGCTATAAAATCCAGACGTAGTATAAGAAGATATTCTAATAAATATATGTCTTTAAATGATGTGGCAAATATACTTTATTATACCCAAGGGATATGTGATGAAATAGAACCATATAATCTCGAAAGTAATGAAAAGAAAATTAAACTACGAGCTAATCCATCTGCAGGAGGGTTATACCCTATACAATTATATGTATATATGAAAAATATAAAAGACCTAGAGGATGGCATATATACATATTATCCTTATTCCCATAGTCTAAAACTTATTAAAGTGAATAAAGAAGGTTTAAAGATAGATAAGTTCGCAGAATTTGGAATTTTGAATGCTGAAAATGTAAATATAATTGTTTTTTATGTATATAATTTCTTAAAAAATTCAAGAAAATATGGGGATGGAGGCTTTGCTTATGCATTAATTGAAACAGGAGAAATGGCTCAAAATCTGCAACTAGTGTCTACGGCTTTAGGTTATGGAGCTTGTGACATAGGTGGATATGAAAAACAATACATAGAAGAGCTTTTAAATATAGATGGAGTATTAAAGCATGTAGTACATATGACTGTTGTAGGTTCGGAACAGGAGGATTAA
- a CDS encoding phosphodiester glycosidase family protein: MESKEKKSKNKKFSFKIFLYFIIFELFFTTATAPFIIFHGPFKNVKKTMVGAAMTTLSHQYIAKTFLSDAEIKEILGEDSIQTIKQDKNSVLKFENKHDSTIERYDISYGKKFKGYMLVVHDPTRVKVGYSSKLGVQGELTSQIARNKRAVAAINAGGFTDKSANSKWTGTGGNVEGVIINKGEVKYNSDKQGNFTGDVAAITKKGALIVGNHSLQELKNLNVQEAITFGPALVVNGQGTITSGDGGWGMAPRTAIGQRKDGAILMLVIDGRQASSLGATLKDVQDIMLQYDAYTATNLDGGSSTTMYHEGEVINNPANSLGERSVPSILYVEP; encoded by the coding sequence ATGGAAAGTAAAGAGAAAAAGTCGAAAAATAAGAAATTTTCTTTTAAAATATTTTTATATTTTATAATTTTTGAGTTGTTTTTTACAACAGCTACAGCGCCCTTTATAATATTTCATGGGCCTTTTAAAAATGTTAAGAAAACTATGGTGGGAGCAGCTATGACTACTTTAAGCCATCAATATATAGCTAAGACATTTTTGTCAGATGCTGAAATAAAAGAGATACTAGGTGAAGATTCTATACAAACTATAAAACAAGATAAAAATTCTGTACTAAAATTTGAAAATAAACATGATAGTACAATAGAAAGATATGATATAAGTTACGGTAAAAAGTTTAAGGGATATATGTTAGTAGTTCATGATCCAACTAGAGTAAAGGTTGGATATAGTTCAAAATTAGGGGTACAAGGAGAACTTACAAGTCAGATAGCAAGAAACAAAAGAGCTGTTGCAGCTATTAATGCTGGTGGTTTTACAGATAAATCAGCTAATAGCAAGTGGACAGGTACCGGTGGAAATGTTGAAGGGGTAATAATTAATAAAGGTGAAGTTAAATACAATAGTGATAAGCAAGGAAATTTTACAGGAGATGTAGCAGCCATAACTAAAAAGGGAGCTTTAATTGTAGGTAATCATAGTTTACAAGAATTAAAAAATTTAAATGTACAAGAAGCTATAACTTTCGGACCAGCTTTAGTAGTAAATGGGCAAGGTACCATAACTTCTGGAGATGGTGGATGGGGAATGGCACCTAGAACCGCTATTGGACAAAGAAAAGACGGAGCTATACTTATGCTGGTTATAGATGGTAGACAAGCATCTAGCTTAGGCGCTACCTTAAAAGATGTACAAGATATCATGCTACAATATGATGCATATACTGCTACAAATTTAGACGGTGGATCTTCAACTACAATGTATCATGAAGGTGAAGTTATAAATAATCCTGCCAATTCTTTAGGCGAAAGATCAGTACCATCTATTTTGTATGTTGAACCTTAG
- a CDS encoding ABC transporter ATP-binding protein yields MNIVEIKNLEKKFGHSTAVNNINLAVKEGQVFGFLGPNGAGKSTTINMICGLLTPTKGEIFILGKKMDNKAKDLKNNIGIVPQDIAIYEDLTAYENVAFFGGLYGIRGQELKERVKETLEFVGLLDRAKDFPYKFSGGMKRRLNIACALVHQPKLIIMDEPTVGIDPQSRNHILESIKKLNERGCTIIYTSHYIDEVEQLCTDIAIIDKGTIIANGKKDELVEKYSDLNMVVINTENSIKVDIKELKSIDGVMEVNIKENTIEITNKSSDNLDDIIMYFLKNKIKIKNIENKHSDLETIFLKLTGKKLRD; encoded by the coding sequence ATGAATATTGTAGAAATAAAAAATCTTGAAAAAAAATTCGGACATAGTACTGCTGTTAATAATATAAATTTAGCTGTTAAAGAAGGACAAGTCTTTGGATTTTTAGGACCTAATGGAGCTGGAAAAAGTACTACTATAAATATGATTTGTGGACTCTTAACTCCAACTAAGGGTGAAATATTTATTTTAGGTAAGAAAATGGACAATAAAGCTAAGGATTTAAAAAATAATATTGGCATTGTTCCTCAAGATATAGCTATATATGAGGATTTAACTGCCTATGAAAATGTAGCTTTCTTTGGAGGTCTTTATGGCATAAGAGGACAAGAACTAAAAGAAAGAGTAAAGGAAACTTTAGAATTTGTTGGTTTATTAGATAGAGCAAAGGATTTTCCATATAAATTTTCTGGTGGTATGAAGCGTAGATTAAACATTGCTTGTGCTTTAGTACACCAACCTAAGCTTATTATAATGGACGAGCCTACCGTGGGCATTGATCCCCAATCAAGAAATCATATCTTAGAGTCTATAAAAAAGCTAAATGAAAGAGGTTGTACAATAATATATACAAGTCATTATATAGATGAGGTAGAACAATTATGTACAGATATAGCCATTATTGATAAAGGAACTATCATTGCTAATGGGAAAAAAGATGAACTAGTAGAAAAATATTCGGACTTAAATATGGTTGTAATTAATACTGAAAATTCAATTAAAGTAGATATAAAAGAATTAAAGTCTATAGATGGTGTAATGGAGGTTAATATCAAAGAAAATACTATTGAGATTACAAACAAGTCCTCTGATAATTTGGATGATATAATCATGTACTTTTTAAAGAATAAAATTAAAATAAAAAATATAGAAAATAAACATAGCGATTTAGAAACAATATTCCTTAAATTAACTGGCAAAAAATTAAGAGATTAG
- a CDS encoding YcaO-like family protein yields MIKFYPSFNNILENFKALSGNQSGILEASCMPVVNFNGDVVLKSITGNMPDYHKQVFNKDVSMQYHIIGYGSHHEEALIKYTGESIERYSSIMGPTLLKDKITYKSYKELSKNNKVMPLKYIDVFTEKQIKKAKELNVAICDKKVKEDDIIGWIKCPSLLNKGEEIYVPAKMMFVGYEEDKSKGEINYIPSFSTGTAAHKSLKKAFLNALIEYIQIDSFMITWYTKGKCSLVKIDDENVNKVLEEVNLGENSPYEIIPLYMALEECPIHNFGVFLRRKDNKLPYLLFGVQGGLDASHALTRGIMEAASISYGAYFNTIYNKNMLNNVMKDDHKFLDLDSNVLYYSLPNKIEEKNKLVEEFIENEITLSSLNKLNIEDVDDQIKTLLNYLKNISEYAVYLDLTPPETRDKGWYVMRVMIPELIEMCIPEFPFENHPRMKKYGGVINEYPHPMP; encoded by the coding sequence ATGATAAAATTTTACCCAAGTTTTAATAATATATTAGAGAACTTTAAAGCTTTATCAGGAAATCAAAGTGGTATATTAGAAGCATCCTGTATGCCTGTAGTTAATTTTAATGGTGATGTAGTTTTAAAAAGTATAACAGGAAACATGCCAGATTATCATAAACAAGTATTTAATAAGGATGTATCTATGCAATATCACATAATAGGTTATGGATCCCATCATGAGGAAGCTTTAATTAAATATACCGGTGAAAGTATTGAAAGGTATTCTAGTATTATGGGACCTACACTATTAAAGGATAAAATTACATATAAAAGTTATAAGGAATTAAGCAAAAATAATAAAGTGATGCCTTTAAAATATATAGATGTATTTACAGAAAAACAAATAAAAAAAGCTAAAGAATTAAATGTGGCTATTTGTGATAAAAAAGTAAAGGAAGATGACATAATAGGATGGATTAAATGCCCTTCTTTATTAAACAAAGGTGAAGAAATATATGTGCCAGCAAAAATGATGTTTGTAGGCTATGAAGAGGATAAAAGTAAAGGAGAAATAAATTATATACCATCCTTTAGTACAGGTACTGCAGCTCATAAAAGTCTTAAAAAAGCTTTTTTAAATGCTCTAATTGAATATATTCAAATTGATTCTTTTATGATTACCTGGTATACAAAAGGAAAGTGTTCTTTAGTTAAAATAGATGATGAAAATGTAAATAAAGTTTTAGAAGAGGTAAATCTAGGAGAAAATTCTCCCTATGAGATAATACCCTTATACATGGCTTTAGAGGAATGTCCTATCCATAATTTTGGAGTTTTTTTAAGAAGAAAGGATAATAAACTGCCTTATTTATTATTTGGTGTACAAGGAGGATTAGATGCTTCTCATGCTTTAACTAGAGGAATAATGGAAGCAGCTTCAATATCCTATGGAGCATATTTTAATACGATTTATAATAAAAATATGCTAAATAATGTGATGAAAGATGATCATAAATTTTTAGATTTAGATTCAAATGTGCTATATTATTCTCTTCCAAATAAAATTGAAGAAAAAAATAAACTGGTAGAAGAGTTTATAGAAAATGAAATTACTTTAAGTTCTTTAAATAAATTAAATATAGAAGATGTAGATGATCAAATAAAGACTTTATTAAATTATTTAAAAAATATAAGTGAATATGCAGTATATTTAGATTTAACGCCGCCAGAAACTAGGGACAAGGGTTGGTATGTTATGAGAGTTATGATTCCAGAATTAATTGAAATGTGTATACCAGAGTTTCCCTTTGAAAACCATCCAAGAATGAAAAAATATGGAGGGGTAATTAATGAATATCCGCATCCAATGCCTTAA
- a CDS encoding PhoH family protein: MKLTYVLDTNVILYSPGAIFSFADNDVVIPEVVLEELDSFKKNNNDLGANARHAARIIDKLRKNGSLIDGVVLPGGGTLRVEMNHYDVKLPPSWDKSKPDNRIIQVCKGLKEKGEEVVLITKDTFERIKADTINIDVEDFYEKVVPEYESQYKGRCEVFVSHSTLENFYKNKYINVENLFFYSEEKNDYYKAEININEFILIKSMENLKQTALGRYNGEKVVPLFYKDIKPLGISPRNIGQKFMLEALLTDSKNAPLVIVKGPAGTAKTLFSLATGLHKVMEEGEEGYRKLLVCRPNVTMDEDIGFLPGTEEEKIMPFMRPIFDNLEILVDSDEKERYKNEKELYDKIKELFDRRIITTEAVAYLRGRSIVKNWVIIDEAQNLTPKQVKAVITRVGQGTKLILVGDPDQIDQPFLDSRSNGLCYASEKMKGSKLCYQVTLKDHECERSPLAYEGAKRL; encoded by the coding sequence TTGAAACTAACTTATGTATTAGATACTAATGTTATTTTATATTCACCAGGAGCTATATTTTCTTTTGCTGATAACGATGTAGTTATACCTGAAGTAGTTTTAGAAGAATTAGATAGCTTTAAAAAGAATAATAATGATTTAGGGGCTAATGCTAGGCATGCGGCAAGAATAATAGATAAATTAAGAAAAAATGGAAGTTTAATAGATGGTGTAGTGTTACCTGGTGGAGGAACTTTAAGGGTGGAAATGAATCATTATGATGTAAAATTGCCTCCATCTTGGGATAAGAGTAAGCCAGATAATAGAATAATACAAGTTTGTAAAGGATTAAAAGAAAAAGGGGAAGAGGTAGTATTAATTACAAAGGATACTTTTGAGAGGATAAAGGCAGACACTATTAATATAGATGTAGAAGATTTTTATGAAAAGGTAGTACCAGAATATGAAAGTCAATATAAAGGAAGATGTGAAGTTTTTGTATCTCACAGTACTTTAGAAAATTTTTATAAGAATAAATATATAAATGTAGAAAATCTATTTTTTTATTCAGAGGAAAAGAATGATTACTATAAAGCAGAAATTAATATAAATGAATTTATATTAATTAAGTCTATGGAAAATCTAAAACAAACAGCGCTGGGAAGATATAATGGAGAAAAAGTTGTTCCTCTTTTTTATAAAGATATCAAGCCTTTAGGAATAAGTCCTAGAAACATAGGACAAAAGTTTATGTTAGAAGCTCTTTTAACAGATTCTAAAAATGCACCATTAGTTATAGTAAAGGGACCTGCAGGTACAGCTAAAACTTTATTTTCTCTAGCTACAGGACTTCATAAAGTTATGGAAGAGGGAGAAGAGGGATATAGAAAGCTTTTAGTCTGTAGGCCTAATGTAACTATGGATGAAGATATAGGTTTTTTACCTGGAACAGAGGAAGAAAAAATAATGCCTTTTATGCGACCTATTTTTGATAATTTAGAGATTTTAGTGGATTCTGATGAAAAGGAAAGATATAAAAATGAAAAGGAATTATATGATAAAATAAAAGAGTTATTTGATAGGAGAATTATAACTACAGAAGCAGTAGCCTATTTGAGAGGTAGATCTATAGTAAAAAATTGGGTTATAATAGATGAAGCTCAAAATTTAACACCTAAGCAAGTTAAGGCGGTTATAACTAGAGTAGGACAAGGAACGAAACTTATATTGGTAGGTGATCCAGACCAAATAGACCAACCATTTTTAGACTCTAGATCAAATGGTTTATGTTATGCATCAGAAAAAATGAAAGGAAGTAAACTTTGTTATCAGGTAACATTAAAGGATCATGAATGTGAAAGATCACCATTAGCCTATGAAGGAGCAAAGCGATTATAA
- a CDS encoding ABC transporter permease, translated as MKQVFLLTKSILKRTFRKKSNIITFILLPLLAVFIALFLNASGTSYSKIGVVDLNESYLSKDMIKSIDSKKNFVVVKVSKNNMNKQLLDKKVDCVVVIPKDFHKEIMEGNFKKLDIISVRGEDITSWIKNCLNYYIDNLTNISLVSNKDEKTFKDMYDGFKKQDLKLNYKTIGDKTKSKSVTKQSIGLLLVFMLIASSTASSFILKDKANKTYYRIFCSNISKSKYIIANVIANFIIFLIQIFVILFMSLYVLKLNFYIDTKIMFIILCSFGFVSIGFGIIIAAFSKSLNQSSYLSNILITPTCMLSGCFWPLDMMPNFMQKLANIFPQTWILKAIDSLQQGKSFNEAILYIGIVILFAVSFFIIGILKLTKDENLKSIF; from the coding sequence ATGAAACAAGTATTTTTATTAACCAAAAGTATTTTAAAAAGAACCTTTAGAAAAAAGTCTAATATAATAACCTTTATATTACTTCCTTTATTGGCTGTATTTATAGCTTTATTTTTAAATGCCTCTGGAACTTCTTATAGCAAAATAGGAGTGGTAGATTTAAATGAATCTTATTTATCTAAAGATATGATAAAATCAATAGATTCTAAGAAAAATTTTGTTGTAGTTAAAGTTTCAAAAAATAATATGAATAAACAATTATTAGATAAAAAGGTAGATTGTGTAGTAGTTATTCCTAAGGATTTTCATAAGGAAATAATGGAGGGGAATTTTAAAAAATTAGATATAATATCTGTTAGGGGAGAAGATATTACTTCTTGGATAAAAAATTGCTTAAATTATTATATAGATAATCTTACTAATATAAGCTTAGTTTCTAATAAGGATGAAAAAACCTTTAAAGATATGTATGATGGGTTTAAAAAACAAGATTTAAAGCTTAATTATAAAACTATAGGGGACAAAACTAAAAGTAAATCCGTAACAAAGCAAAGTATAGGTTTATTACTTGTATTTATGCTTATAGCTTCTAGTACAGCCTCATCTTTTATATTAAAGGATAAAGCTAATAAAACATATTATAGAATATTTTGTTCTAATATTAGTAAAAGTAAATATATAATAGCTAATGTAATAGCTAATTTTATAATTTTTTTAATACAGATATTTGTAATTTTGTTTATGTCATTATATGTTCTGAAACTTAATTTTTATATAGATACAAAGATAATGTTTATAATATTATGTTCCTTTGGATTTGTATCTATTGGTTTTGGAATAATTATTGCAGCTTTTTCTAAAAGTCTTAATCAATCATCCTATTTATCAAATATACTAATAACTCCAACGTGTATGCTATCAGGATGCTTTTGGCCTTTAGATATGATGCCAAATTTTATGCAAAAATTAGCTAATATATTTCCTCAAACTTGGATACTTAAAGCTATAGATTCCCTTCAACAAGGGAAGAGTTTTAATGAGGCTATTTTATATATTGGTATAGTAATTTTATTTGCAGTAAGTTTTTTTATTATAGGAATATTAAAATTAACTAAGGATGAAAACTTAAAAAGCATTTTTTAG
- a CDS encoding SagG family ABC transporter permease subunit, whose translation MKILNILKKEILENLRDKKSMFLMTLFPMLLITILGTVFSGNFASTINIPEINVMYFINKDVKIDKNFRDFTKEIEKTMKVNFKETKDEKDALEKISNGKTDVYIKIPNDKKIYIYENNLRAFNSQLVSTLMDTLVDKVNMTKEVISKNPRALSKIKVNTSPNFINIKTIEGKDSPRGIDYYAVTMLTMTILYGTAVGAMSIASEIKRRTYRRLICSNTSPLKILFSKIVASFLVIAFQSFLIYLFSKYILGTNWGNNKLALVSVVASLIFMAVSAGVCIANTIKNEGVMSIIIYMFVPILTFLGGGYVPLEPIGNKMLNSISNISPLKWSNDAIFKIIFGNNLSIFGTTILINIGAGVLFLLIAILFPRKDVI comes from the coding sequence ATGAAAATATTAAATATATTAAAAAAAGAAATACTTGAAAATTTGAGAGATAAAAAATCCATGTTTTTAATGACCTTGTTTCCTATGCTTTTAATTACTATATTGGGAACGGTCTTTTCAGGAAATTTTGCATCTACAATTAATATTCCAGAGATTAATGTTATGTATTTTATAAATAAGGATGTAAAAATAGATAAAAACTTTAGGGATTTTACTAAAGAAATTGAAAAGACTATGAAAGTTAATTTTAAAGAAACTAAAGATGAAAAGGATGCTTTAGAAAAAATAAGTAATGGGAAAACTGATGTATATATAAAGATTCCAAATGATAAAAAAATATATATTTATGAAAATAATTTGCGAGCATTTAACTCCCAATTAGTTAGTACTTTAATGGATACTCTTGTGGATAAAGTGAATATGACAAAAGAAGTAATTTCAAAAAACCCAAGGGCTTTGTCTAAAATAAAAGTTAATACTTCCCCTAATTTTATAAATATAAAAACCATAGAGGGGAAAGATTCTCCAAGGGGAATAGATTATTATGCTGTTACTATGCTTACTATGACTATTTTATATGGAACAGCAGTGGGAGCTATGAGTATTGCTAGTGAAATAAAAAGAAGAACTTACAGAAGATTAATTTGTAGTAATACTTCACCTTTAAAAATATTATTTTCAAAGATAGTGGCTTCTTTTTTGGTTATAGCCTTTCAAAGTTTTTTAATATATTTGTTTAGTAAATATATTTTAGGAACAAATTGGGGGAATAATAAATTAGCTTTGGTTTCTGTGGTGGCCTCTTTAATATTTATGGCAGTATCTGCAGGGGTGTGTATAGCTAATACTATAAAAAATGAAGGGGTTATGTCCATAATTATATATATGTTCGTACCTATTTTAACTTTCCTTGGAGGAGGTTATGTACCTTTAGAACCAATAGGAAATAAAATGCTAAATTCTATATCCAATATATCACCATTAAAATGGAGTAATGATGCTATATTTAAAATTATTTTTGGCAATAATCTAAGTATATTTGGCACAACTATATTAATTAATATAGGGGCTGGAGTTTTATTTTTATTAATAGCTATATTATTTCCAAGAAAGGATGTGATATAA
- the closA gene encoding clostridiolysin S — protein sequence MLKFNEHVLTTTNNNNNKVTVAPGSCCCCSCCCCVSVSVGGGSASTGGGAAAGQGGN from the coding sequence ATGTTAAAATTTAATGAACACGTACTGACAACTACTAATAACAATAATAATAAGGTTACTGTGGCTCCAGGAAGTTGTTGCTGCTGCTCTTGTTGTTGTTGCGTTAGTGTTAGTGTAGGTGGCGGTTCAGCATCAACAGGTGGCGGAGCAGCTGCTGGACAAGGTGGAAATTAA
- a CDS encoding SagF family protein has product MSLYFKILVFILMSIYIVLLYLPININCKKFKSIKKLCLNLGGFIGISPTNCWNLIKYVHLLIIGVMSMAYFFYKGFVKSYNICTQTNIIKSFILIILSFIGVLEISFFIIIVIVSYLMKKDSRKEMSKVSWIKFNKEYPFYTGIVKPIIYAFFEVILYYYVMLYIFNDFLELPLIYSITGIAILYSISKLVLIKNKEQALIYGSWAFVLNFIGSCIMIYSNSIILTLILYLFYSFIIAFKE; this is encoded by the coding sequence ATGAGTTTATATTTTAAAATTTTAGTATTTATCTTAATGAGTATATACATAGTACTGCTTTATTTACCTATTAATATTAATTGTAAAAAATTTAAATCTATAAAAAAACTATGTTTAAATTTAGGTGGATTTATAGGAATATCACCAACTAATTGTTGGAACTTAATAAAATATGTACATTTATTAATTATAGGTGTAATGTCTATGGCATACTTTTTTTACAAAGGTTTTGTTAAAAGTTATAACATATGTACCCAAACAAATATAATTAAGTCTTTTATTTTGATAATATTGTCTTTTATAGGGGTTTTAGAAATAAGCTTTTTTATAATTATAGTTATTGTTTCATATTTAATGAAAAAGGATAGTAGAAAAGAAATGAGTAAGGTATCTTGGATAAAGTTTAATAAAGAATATCCCTTTTATACAGGAATAGTTAAACCAATAATATATGCTTTTTTTGAAGTGATTCTTTATTATTATGTAATGTTATATATATTTAATGATTTTTTAGAATTACCTCTTATATATTCTATTACTGGCATAGCAATATTATATTCTATAAGTAAATTAGTTCTCATAAAAAATAAAGAACAAGCTTTAATATATGGAAGTTGGGCCTTTGTTTTAAATTTTATTGGGTCTTGTATAATGATTTACAGTAATTCCATCATTCTTACTCTTATTCTATATTTATTTTATTCATTTATAATAGCTTTTAAAGAATAA
- a CDS encoding streptolysin associated protein SagC, producing MENNTIYKLSNNLRIYDNGENEIRFRSGLWNYNEAVLDLRSETPNFIKAFRIIINDLKNNKDFSMKNLDKHNLNDQEKNNLINVISSLSEAGMLCSENEKDNEFEMLKVLLGDFRYNLNKTEGELQKVLFISDNDYAKETAKSLSDGMNMKLDLCSKETINNIISMDLTSNLDALEKKSNTENLKNKLKNYSSILICMGHINMNLFRNINRASIELKKPIIMSFIDGPFITILSTLPPKTGCLECFEQRILSRLEDHVLYHKFIESDFKTSEKRHKSIIPLLNIMTNMLVSEGFLINNFNTCKIEGRVLSIFVPTLEIQTQDLLRVPFCPACGNISKAKLSEINISTRNIVDEILEDINF from the coding sequence ATGGAAAATAATACTATATATAAATTAAGCAATAATTTAAGAATATATGATAACGGTGAAAATGAAATAAGATTTAGAAGTGGATTATGGAACTATAATGAGGCGGTATTAGACTTAAGATCAGAGACACCAAATTTTATAAAAGCTTTTAGAATTATTATAAATGATTTGAAAAATAATAAAGATTTCTCAATGAAAAATTTAGATAAACATAATCTAAATGACCAAGAGAAGAATAATTTAATTAATGTTATAAGCTCTTTAAGTGAAGCAGGTATGTTATGTAGTGAAAATGAAAAAGACAATGAATTTGAAATGTTAAAGGTATTATTAGGAGATTTTAGATATAATCTTAACAAAACAGAGGGGGAACTCCAAAAAGTATTATTTATATCAGATAATGATTATGCTAAAGAAACTGCTAAAAGTTTATCTGATGGAATGAATATGAAATTAGATTTATGTTCAAAAGAAACTATAAATAATATAATTTCTATGGATTTAACTTCTAATTTGGATGCTTTAGAAAAAAAATCAAACACAGAAAATCTAAAAAATAAATTAAAGAATTATTCTAGTATATTAATATGTATGGGTCACATTAATATGAATTTATTTAGAAATATAAATAGAGCCTCTATAGAACTTAAAAAACCTATTATTATGTCCTTTATTGATGGGCCATTTATAACTATTTTAAGTACATTACCACCTAAAACGGGATGTCTAGAGTGTTTTGAACAAAGAATACTATCAAGACTTGAAGATCATGTTTTATATCATAAATTTATAGAAAGCGACTTCAAAACTAGTGAGAAACGTCATAAATCCATAATTCCTTTATTAAATATTATGACTAATATGTTGGTATCTGAAGGTTTTTTAATAAATAACTTTAATACTTGTAAAATTGAAGGTAGGGTACTTAGTATATTTGTGCCTACCTTAGAAATACAAACTCAAGATTTATTAAGAGTACCATTTTGTCCTGCTTGTGGAAATATATCAAAGGCTAAGTTAAGTGAAATAAATATATCCACTAGAAATATTGTGGATGAAATTTTAGAAGATATTAATTTTTAA
- a CDS encoding CPBP family intramembrane glutamic endopeptidase, whose translation MNIRIQCLNLLILLVTFNPIVLVQLFLNSEKSYNESLEKSLKILAIIYITILIGIFAISQEKFYINIDNNYHWYIIAVIFVPLTIILEIIVGYIVLGISNKIVPKFKISLAFTKTNINVIILSVFIGIFEEVVYRQLWFNILFKDFKLHIVVVFIITSVVYALNHIFLGKQVFFQKILAGVVYGGLFYFSGFNILIPIITHCLENTVILLKG comes from the coding sequence ATGAATATCCGCATCCAATGCCTTAATTTATTAATACTATTAGTTACCTTTAATCCAATAGTATTAGTTCAGTTATTTTTAAATAGTGAAAAATCTTATAATGAATCCTTAGAAAAAAGTCTTAAGATACTAGCTATAATTTATATAACAATACTTATAGGTATATTTGCTATTTCCCAGGAAAAATTTTATATAAATATAGATAATAATTACCATTGGTATATTATTGCTGTTATATTTGTACCATTAACTATAATTTTGGAAATAATTGTAGGATATATTGTATTAGGTATCTCTAATAAAATTGTTCCAAAATTTAAAATATCCTTAGCATTTACAAAAACCAATATTAATGTGATTATATTATCTGTTTTTATAGGTATTTTTGAAGAAGTTGTATATAGACAATTATGGTTTAATATTTTATTTAAAGATTTTAAGTTACATATAGTGGTAGTTTTCATTATTACATCCGTTGTATATGCCTTAAATCATATATTTTTAGGTAAACAGGTATTCTTTCAAAAAATACTAGCAGGGGTTGTTTATGGAGGGTTATTTTATTTTAGTGGATTTAATATATTAATTCCTATAATAACTCATTGCTTAGAAAATACAGTCATTCTCTTGAAAGGTTGA